One Hyperolius riggenbachi isolate aHypRig1 chromosome 12, aHypRig1.pri, whole genome shotgun sequence genomic window, AAAAGTTGGCTCTCAATTTATTCTCAGTGCCCAGATGTTGCCCAATCATCATCCTTCCAGAAACAGTCAGCAGGTCCTTGTACAGTAACTCCGGCATTCAGTGCAGAGAGAAAGGAGGGTCTTCTTACGAGGCAGGCGTCTAATGTCCAACACGGTGGTCTCATTTTCTGTCAATTTTTCTATCAATGTTAACTAAAATAGAAGAAGAAATGTGCCTGTCAGTCTCAGTGCAatccatatatacagtatatgtattccATGTATCTTATCTACCAATCAATTTGCACGCAACCTTTACTTTAGCCAGCAGGTGGAGCCCGAAAGGCTTTTTGTTGTAGTGAAATCTGATAACCACACCTTgtacagttaaagtggatccgagataaacttttactcattgcataattgtgttccttacatatagtttatagggcattcctcaagccaaatactttgttttgttttgttttaattctctaattccctataaactaatcaagccacgcctacagctttttcagagtgccttggcactgtagcatgggcctatgggagctcagtctgggcaggaggaggaggaggaggttactagcctgagatttcagaggcagagggaaggaggggactgaatttgtcacaggctgagggctggagatgctatcagcttgcctgtgtgtaatgtgacaaacaaaacatggctgctgtcattgtgtcacaggaataaataatcataaactgttgaagctgtttgcagctagatttgctgtgtaaactatctaaactttagataagatatatagacaagttacttgttaaagttagttttttatctcggacccgctttaaggtacatacacacgtctgatttttccaaatgactggtgtgtatgtacctttaaagaGAGCTGAAAGTGGGCTcatgaaattaaaaacaaattacgCTACTTGATCCAGGGggctgcggatcaggtagccggcaTCCACGCTGCTCTCCgccactcctgtgggccgcacaggcccactttcactttcatgacctctgggtcacgacggtggaaggagagattgattctctctcagtgtgcagggaggtgggtgagtggcagggggcgcggccagggagagagaaagctgtccaatggcagctcaggaaagcctgcaggaacgcccctagtgggtgttttgagcagggaatccctctcctccatTTACCCTCAGCAGCATGTGGGACCAAGGAAGAGcagaagaggatgctgggggacctggcgggctatgaggggctggaggaagcctcaagtaagtccaaattgctttttttttttttttttttttttgcattttggggTTCCTGTAAATTTAAGGCCCTGTGGAAAGTGTGCATCTTACAGctactttctttaaaaaaaaaaaatctctgtaattttaaaaaaaaccctctgggggatacttaccttgggaaccTTACCCATCTCATtgcgaccctgaggcttccccatcctcaatAGCCTGGGGATCCTGCGCTGGCTCCCTCAAAGCCTCCTCGATAAGCCGGCTTGACAGGTGGGGATAGttacctctctgggatccagcgcaggcgcagtagcggcaccTTGTtcaggtaaggcggaaatagccaaaccccatcgtatccgctctattgtgcaggcgcaaaggacccgtgcctgcgcagtagagcagatcgatcGGGCTCAGATTTTTTCGCCTTAACCCGAACAAGGAGCCACTAGTGCATCTGCACAGGATCGCAGTAGGTGAATATTCACCTTGCCGCATTTCAGgggtcgttaggatccagaggcttccccctcccgaggtaagtatcccccagaggttttttttttttttaaattacagagtctctttaaagtatacctgacctgaggcaaagctacctaaggtaagcacagaggtatgctcATCCtgcatccacatacctctgtgcgttaCCCGTTCCTCTCCTCGTTCTCCCCAGTCCCCATAATCACTCCatgaaaaaataaacacagtATATAAAAAGGtcatttctcccagagtgaaatgtgctataaattacttttctgctatgttgctgtcacttacagtaggtagttgaaatcttACAGAACTGTCATGTTTTagaatagtccatctcctcatggggtattctctgagttttctttattttcaaaagcacataggcctggtgcacaccagaggagtttttctgagcgttttgagtttttaaatctgctgctaatgttatcctatgtgtctgtgcacactggagcaatgaggttttgtaaaaaaccccatagcgttacattgggaagagcttttagaggtttcaaaacggcagttgctcagtccaactgccagactaGTGTGTAAACTTGTAGGGACGGCTTGCATCTTTTATGGATGCTTTCCTGGGAATGCTTTTGTCAAGAATAAAttaaatgctgagaatcccccatgaagagatggactagtcaaaagccTGTCAGTTCCATCCGAGTTCtattaactactgtaagtgacagcaacataggagaaaagtaatttatggatcattttactctggaagaaacgtacttcttatttatctgtgtttacatgtattttaaatgttacaattttttgtaaTAGTGGTTATTTAAACTAAGGACCTGccagccacaaaaaaaaaataaaaaaaaaataacaaacaaaaaaagacacaTAATGAAATATATTGTGTACTTACCATCTTTGGTTTTGCCAACCGGAATCCTGTGGGAAAATAAAAATTAGCCATGAGAAGGATCCATACTAGGGGAATGCCAAATAGTAAAGTGAACTTTATATTCAGCTATGAGTAACCCATGTCATCAATTATAATCAATCATCTAAAAAGATCTTGCTTGAACTGATTTTTATTAgtgtaaccacttgaggactgcagtgttaaccccccctaatGACCATGCTGTTTTTTGTTATGCTGGGCAGCTATGGAGTCCAGCGattggactcacctcctttttctgGCCTCtgtgaggctctctctccctccctcctccctccccttccctcctcccctccgtgtaCTGGGATTGGAACAGGAcggtgatccgtcctgttccgcctctcataggcatcagcctatgagaggacagctctccccggccaatcagagaccggggatcgccgatctcgtacagcgctgccggggaccgcagcgctgtacggatgtaaacaaaggggattactttcccctttcatttacaaacagcctgctagctgtgatcggcggctagcaggctattcacggaactccgttccgtgaagtgacagggaacgatcgcgcatgcgcctggctgttccctgggaaactgaagccccaggacttgacgccaattggctggCTACATCAGGACGAGCAACGAATGCAACGAAACCCCTGGCGCTtcccccctagtgtaaaatgtgccccacgCATGagtactttacctgtcggtgtccaccgctggctcctTCCCCACACTGCCTCACACACACATGGCCCACATGGTTGCCGGTCGCGTGTGTGACGAAGGTGAGGAACAGCTACGGTAAGTTTACTCATGATCACCTGCATCAGAGTCCAGGCATAATTGGGCAGTAAACAGTACTGTACATTTAAGAAGTTTACCCAAAGCAAATGGTCTGCCAAGTCTCCATTATTCCACTAGTACAGAGTTAAGTGTCAGGAGGCCCATGTAATTTTGCCTCATGATATTATACATACTTCATGAGAGTATATTTTGCAGAGGATCACATGTTGTCATCACAAAATACCAACCCAGGTATATGACTAATGTAAGACCACTTACTGTGCATCGTGACCTTCCAGTAGCCGATGATAGGTGGCAATCTCCTGCTCCAGACGTGTTTTGATGTCCATGAGCACCTTGTACTCGTAGTTCTGACGTTCCATATCTGCCCGGAGGTCACATAGCTGCGCCTCCAAACTGCTAATGACCGACTGTATTTGTGCGAGTTGTGCGCCGTAACGTGCTTCTGTTTCTGCGAGGGTTCCTTCAAGGGATGATTTCTGTGGATAAAGATATCATATAGTAAACTAAATAAATCTATATAAAATTATTAAGTaataaagaaatatttatttgtgAAAATTTTCAAAAGTTAGACCTTCAATAAACCAACAGTgatacacagggctggatttctgggaaggcccaaaaggccatggcctagggcgataaaaatcagcaggacgCAGGACTttcagagataagaggtcacatgtcaaagtagaccagagatccctgcatctctctaacttgtgtagagtgtgtttgaggacagtcagtatgtGTTGTCACCTGATGATtatgtcctctgtatgatggtggggacatacaagctgcttggTGACAGCCAGCCTAGGGCActtggaagtacaaatccggccctggtgatacATAGAAGCTTCTAAGCCTAGCCCAATAATTCTTGTTGACACCCGGTCTCCTACCCCTGATTTTTTTGCTATTATTACAACAGTTTAGAGGTTTTTTAAATACTTGCTCTTTCAAGGgctttgttaaagggactccgagctcacccaaaaaaagaaagttgtactcaccaggggctttctccagcccagtgctggtcgggaggtcccacgccggcgtcctggctcctctccttctccctgctccggaatggctgacaggccgcagcccgggcgacactcggtagagtgtcgggctgcagcttccgcgtatgacgcgcctgaagtcacacgccggccgcctcgcgtcatcacggcggccggcgtgaaagtactgcgcatgcgcgattaaagcgcgcatgcacagtactttcacgacggccgccgtgatgacgcgaggcggctggcatgtaacgtaatccgcgtcatacgcggaaggaacagcccgacactcgggggagtgtagcccgggctgcggcctgtcagccattccggagcggggagaaggagaagagccaggacgccgtcgtgggacctcccgacagcactgggctggagaaagccccaggtgagtacaactttctttttttgggtgagctcggagtcactttaagaatAATCTTACAGATTTTGAATGCCTTTATTCTATCGTCAGGAAACCTATGCATTTGCTTTCCTAGGTTTACGCCTTGATAAGGGAAAGTACATACAGAGGCCCACTTCCTTATATGAGATACTGGACGTCTTTTTTTCCTACACACATCCTCATTAAAAGTAACAACTTACAAGAGAGGAACTTCAAGATTCTGGCTCTCTAGTATAAACGCCCCTCCTCCCTCTATCGTATATATACTGACTTCTCAGAATTATGTTGGAGATTTTATAATGAAATTGGAACCCCCTTTCATACTTAATGACAATGCCCATTAGTACACACTTTTTGGAAAACTGATCTTCcttggcgtgcatgaaaaaagggtgccgtgaaaaaagggcccgacttattaacgaatttggcgccaggtattaacgAACTTTGATAACGAGAACCattgttgtcaagctttattaacgataattactgttgaaaaaaacaaacaagatataatAGCAAATAAATATTAACGTAAAATGTTGTTGGGTTTTtcatcaatactgcttaacccaaccctaccctcacacagaaccctcccctggtggtgcctaaaactaaccactcccctagtggcgcctaacactaaccacccacccggtggtgcctaaccctaaccccccccctggttgtgcctaaccctaaccacccccctgatggtgcctaaccctaaccaccacccccagtgttgcctaaaactaactgccgcctaggtggtgcctaaccctaaccactccccctggtggtgcctaaccctatgatatctacagatcctcatacacaccttgtttaacagacattcatctgcagatcagatccaccaggatggattttcagatctgcagacgattgtcagatatgcagatgaatatctgttaaacaaggcgtgtatgaggatctgcagatatcatagactatgaatgcatttttcaggaacggatcttttgcaggaacagatcttttgcagatactgatttttttttaattatacaacatctttgtgtgcagcatcttgcaaagatttttatctgatgtggagttcagctccatagaatagactgtgtgtagagtatggctctcatactacatggaagggggtaaaattggtctaagatctttcatttatctttcacacTTCAGCAATCACCATAAGTGATtgctgaacataagcaagatcttCCAGTAGACAGGTTGTTTACTAGTTGTCTAAAGTCACCTACCAACTTTAGCCTAAACTGCTTTTACTCACCATACTGAGTTGCGACTGGAGCTCTATTTCCAAGCCTTGGAGTGTACGTCTTAGGTCTGTGATTTCTGTCTTGCTAGTCTGTATCTGTTCAGACTGCACCGCAACTTCGTTGTTCAGTTCCTCCGTCTGCAAAGAGAGAGTTTTATTAAACAAGCCTACAGAATTCTGTAAATTACAAAGCTCTCCATAATCTTCCCAAAATTATTCTGAAGGTCTTTTCTTCTTACCTTGGTGAAGAACCAGGCTTCGGCATCCTGGCGGTTTTTCTCAGCCAGTTGTTCATACTGTTCTCTCATATCACTCAGAATCTTTGTCAGATCCACACCTGGTGCTGAGTCCACTTCAACACTGACTTGTCCACCAACTTGTCCACCCATTGCTTTCTTTTCCTGTACACACAAAGAAGGAGAAGGTAACTTGAACTGTAACCTAGGATTGTAGCACAAGATGTTCCAAAAGCCTTCATAATAATCGAATTACCAGATCAAGTAATTTATCGGTTAGTTCAGCCTaataagcagcaggtccatcagtAATCTTATCCAGCTTCTTAAATTATTTTGCAGCAGCTATAAATGTTAATACATTTtatctattaaagggaacctaaactgagagggaaatggatgttttattttaaacaataccagttgcctggcctttctgctgatctctttggctgcagtagtggctcaataacacacctgaaacaagcatgcagctaatccaatctgacttcagtcagagcatcttatctgcatgcttgttcaggggctgtagctaaaagtattagagacacagggtcagcaggagagtcaggcaactggtattattctaaaaggaaaaatccatatccttctcagtttaggttccctttaaagagacactgaagcgtaaaaaaaaaaaatggtataatgaattggttgtgtagtatgaataattactagaagattagcagcaaagaaaatattctcatatttttattttcaggtatatagtgttttttctaacattgcatcattctataatatgtgcagattacacaacactcagcattaaaaatgattctttcagagcagtctatgaactaatgacctctcctctggaagagaaaaagaaatttgttcatagacagttgagataataaaagtcagaagacagccctctccacgactttgaaagtcgtagaggtcaatggcttttttgcatagagataacaactggagtttcttaactcttcctgtactggaaacaattagactgatgtatctgatcttaatgttttatttcttagctgtactacacatacaaatcataatatcatatttttttttcgcttcagtgtctctttaagtagttaataaaCATATTTTAGGTTAGGCTTGTATGCCTCTAAAAATGGTTGTAGTAACATAAAGGTTTATATGCGAGAGTAGTACTCACAGCTTAGTTTGGCATTTTCTGAGCCCCAGAAGCAAGTTAGTGGATCATTTTGTGTGCCAGAAAACCTATAAGGGGCACTATTCCTAAATTAAAAGGGCAATATTCTAAACCTATAAGGGGCACTAAATTCTTTATTgtccatctttcttttttttggctAGTAAAAATGAGTCCTACAGGCAGCCAAAGCACATATTTAGGATGAAAGGACACATGGCCAAGGTGGGCCATAGTAATAGGGGAAGAGCTGAAACTTCTTTATGCGTGTATCGCAAGGAGTGAAAGAGGTAGAGCTAAGTTTGGATTTTTTATAGAGACAGACTACTGTGAAGGATGGCTGTGTGTCAccatataaatgttattgttttatTTCGATTTTTGAGTATAAtgactttcatttttttctggaaaCTTGTTTGTACAATATATTGATTTTGGTTGCTGTGGGATGGGTTGATCCAGCATTCTATGCAGGGTCTtcacaatacaaaataaaaatatggtcaGTTCTGTGGGATCATATGTGTTGTCCAGTGCAAACTTTTGTATTAGGCCGAATTGTGATGGCTGGTTACAGTGATCTTTAAAGGGAGTCTtaagcaaaaataaaacaaaaaaggaaagggaagtctctgggtcctgtagagccttcccgctcctgtcCTCGTCCCGTCATTCCTGCGCTGGCTTCCCCGTTACCTGTCTCCAACccatgggtcagagactgctctcttccgctaCAGGttggcttcggaagtctttgggagcactcgaccTTCTGAatatgggccgctccatactgtacACGTGCGGGCGCCCCCTCTCTCGTGCACTTGCACGTGCCtagtacagagccgcccgtcttctggagcactcgggtttcccgaagacttccgaaacctcccgcCGCGGTAGATTTGAACAGATGAGACTGCGGGGGGACGAGAGGATAAGGAGAGGAACGGGACGGCTCAGTAGGACCCagtgtcttccctctccttaggtaagtatctggtttttttGCAAGCCGAGAGTGTGACATGGAGCTGCTATAGCCACAAGGCGAGATGTCGCCAGAGTGGAGGATGAAGGCCTTCAAGCTCTATTACTGGAATGTACCCAGTTaactcactgagatgtgaggaggAACATGGTGAGACTGTTctaatttcttaaagagacactgaagcgaaaaaaaaaaatgatataatgaattggttgtgtactatgaataattactagaagattagcagcaaagaaaatattctcatatttttattttcaggtatatagtgtgttttctaacattgcatcattctataatatgtgcagattacacaacactcagcattcaaaatgattctttcagagcagtctgtgaactaatgacctctcctctggcagaggaaaagtaaaaaattaactaacagttgagataataaaagtcagaaaacagccctctccatgactttgaaagtcgtagagcttaatggcttttttgtatagagataacaactggagtttcttaaatcttcctgtactggaatcaattagactgatgtatctgatcttaatgttttatttcttagctgtactacacatacaaatcattatatcataattttttttcgcttcagtgtctctttaaagagactctgtaacaacaaaaacctcccctggggggtactcacctcgggtgggggaagcctccggatcctaatgaggcttcccacgccatcctctgtcccatgggggtctcgctgcagccctccgaacagccggcgacagagccgactgtagcttcaatatttacctttgctggctccagcgggggcgctgtggcggctttcggcacggaaatagacggaaatacccgacctcggtcgggtccgctctattgcgcaggcgccggaaacttgcgcctgcgcagtagagcagacccgacggcgatcgggtatttccgcctacttcggagccgacagccgtcagagcgcctgcgcaggagccaggaaggtaaatattacgtcactgcTGCACGGAggactgcagcgagacccctgacggatggaggacggcgtgggaagcctcattaggatccagaggcttcccccacccgaggtgagtaccccccaggggacgttttgtcgttacagttcctctttaagctctgtTGCACTCATGGCAAGTTACACAAGGCATAAATAGCAGCATTGGAATTTGAACTATATATCACCCCAGGCCTATCCAATGGAGATATTTGATGAGTAGGTCATTTTTTATACGTTCTCTGGATTCATACATATAAATGATAAGGTTTTTTCACTTATGGATGAACATATTTAAGCAGATTTGCTGAAATTCAATAGATCATGTTTGGAGGCCTCAGATAGGGTGTAGAGGTGATTTTAATATCAACTCTTCACATATGTTACAGTGCGCACTGTGGGACTTTTGCTGATAATACCCTATTAGAGAATCTTTTATATATGGGAATGTTTTATATTTATGAgtaataaaagttattttttatagTAGTAGTCCATGCTGTGGCATCAATCAATATAGTAGGAAACTTGAATCTTATCCCAATAGTGTGAATAAGATTGTCTAATTCGTAGGTATTTCAAGTTAGATTAATATACTAAGGTtcataagtatctgttttttgttttatttttgcttcagattcaaTGGTCCTCTAGTAGATGGTTGCACTGGGATAATGAGGGGTTCCATTGCTTAAATGTTCCCACAAACCTATGAACATAGTGGTTAGTGGCTAGtaaagtattttatttattttattggatGTTTCTGTTAATGAATTAGATTAAACCTATTTCAATAATTTTATGTAATCTTTTAGAGGTTTTGTCCTTGCTTGACTTGGTTTCATATCTTGATAACTCTTGAACTATAGAAGGTAGTCGTAAAATTAAATTATATCTTACATATAACCAGGGCTgggtcttgggcagtgcgggcagggcaacCGCCCTGGGTGTAGACCGGCAAGTAAAAGAAGGGGGCGcagacagaaggacataaccgctagggagccaaGTGGAAGAAGAATATTACCAgctcaatcaccttccttgactcctcccgggctgcctgcgtcagacgtcaagtcatcatcacgtcacctccgcgtgatgacacctgatgtcctgtagcggtactgcaggcttgcAGGCTGCcagtgcccatggaggagtcggctttctgggctctcttcgcctgtgtgtcttcctggtccctgcttcctcctggatgagaggctggtcactagtaagcctAGCCTAGCTTTAAGAAAGGGgggcgttcctcccgaaacgtcagcagtggctgcttctgtgatgtCACGCAATAGAGGGGAAGGAGGCGCATTGTAGTTACACGGTTGCTTGCACCGCACGGAAGGACGGAATCCTGAGCACCGTCAGGCCGCATCACCTTACATCACCACCGCCCTCTAGGGGAGCCGGGCTAACCAACTATCCCTAAAGAGGAGGAGCCTTTTTAcatttaatcagttggtatgcgttagtgggcATTAATATGCTTTAGTGTGTGTTAGTAgaagttttttccatagcagtgcattgtgaaaaagatttcagttaaaacgtgtagtgggaactgtgccaaagGAAAACATGGacgttactttgaaaatcagttttctttcagttataactgagagcaactgactaAGTGTACAAGGGACCTAAGGGTTTGCaagtccacaggggtggggggaagggggctcaatttttacaccctcgccctgggtgcgatttagcctagaaactgccctgcatatAACTGTGTCTATACAGGACATGTAGGAGGTCTGGTTTGGAGATGGGATGGGATGGTACACAGAGAAACACGCAGTCAGTATTACCTCCTCATGGTTCTTCTTCAGGTAGGCCAGTTCCTCCTTCAGGTTTTCAGTCTGGAGCTCCAGGTCAGCTCTGGCCAGTGTCAGCTCATCCAGCACTCTACGCAGCCCATGGATGTCGGCCTCCACACTCTGGCGAAGAGCCAGCTCATTTTCATACCTTGGAGAATAGAAGTTTGAACATCGTGATGGGACATATTGACTAGACTTTGGCTCCAACATTTTTGATGTCTAAATTTTAGTTAAGATTTGTCTTTACTGTTTATGTCCATTTGTTCTAGGACTCCACAGTTTTGGTACTGTTCAGTTTCAAGAACATTTACCAAAGTACATAAAAAGGTAGGCATGTGGCTGAGGGCTTAAAATGTTATAAATGTCTCAACTATCTACTGTCAGACTTTTGAGCAATTTTCCACTGTAGGAGGAGGGGGGGCAAAAATGACTAACATATGACCCTGCTGGAGAGTGCTCTGACAGGGTCACATGCATAATACCGTCCTGCCCCTTCCCCCCAATGTCCCTCGGTGATGCACTGTTGCCCCAGCGACAGATCGGGCACCTCCTGTGGAGATGCAACAagggtgctaggccccattgccttgcattgccatTGCATTACCATGAAGTAGAACAGAGTAACACAACGCAATGGattaactataaatcatggggcccccaaatGTCCACACCCTTTTCCTTGCCATAACCCCTtgtgactctcacagcctgggggggggggggcatcttacaagggtcataaaacaagtgtggacatcatgatcttctcacccataacatgtgtagccacaaaaccacctgaagGATCGACCCAtttatcagagggagggaagaagTACTTGGGGTCCCCTTAcaactctgggcccccctgcggtcgcatgggctgctcccctgtagttatgccactgttgtgatgcacacttgcaatgcaagtgtaaaaggggcctcaagggCACTTGACTGTTGATATAGCATTCTCATGCTCCAGCTAATTGATCTCATACCAGCTTACTCATTTATGGATGTGTAGTGGAGTgggtgcatgtgcagtagagtggatgcATGTGCAGTGCTGagagcaggcgcagtagagtGGGTGCATGTGCAGTGGTGAGACCATGCGCAGTAGAGTGGGTGCATGTGCAGTGgtgagtgcatgcgcagtagagtgggTGCATGTGCAGTGGTAAGAGCATGTGCAGTAGAGTGGGTGCATGTGCAGTGGTGAGagcatgcgcagtagagtgggTGGATGTGCAGTGGTGAG contains:
- the LOC137541855 gene encoding keratin, type I cytoskeletal 19-like isoform X2, yielding MVSSGYGGGLSAGYGGGLSSGFDGGSGGGSSYRVSVSGDALLSGNGKETMQNLNDRLATYLDKVRSLETANSGLELKIREWYEKQGPSPSRDYSNYFKIIEELRGKIIDATIDTSKIALHMDNGKLAADDFRTKYENELALRQSVEADIHGLRRVLDELTLARADLELQTENLKEELAYLKKNHEEEKKAMGGQVGGQVSVEVDSAPGVDLTKILSDMREQYEQLAEKNRQDAEAWFFTKTEELNNEVAVQSEQIQTSKTEITDLRRTLQGLEIELQSQLSMKSSLEGTLAETEARYGAQLAQIQSVISSLEAQLCDLRADMERQNYEYKVLMDIKTRLEQEIATYHRLLEGHDAQIPVGKTKDVNIDRKIDRK
- the LOC137541855 gene encoding keratin, type I cytoskeletal 19-like isoform X1 — protein: MSYSVRQVSTTRSYGGLGSGLGGGAGRVSIKAPSVHGNTGGISVSSSRMVSSGYGGGLSAGYGGGLSSGFDGGSGGGSSYRVSVSGDALLSGNGKETMQNLNDRLATYLDKVRSLETANSGLELKIREWYEKQGPSPSRDYSNYFKIIEELRGKIIDATIDTSKIALHMDNGKLAADDFRTKYENELALRQSVEADIHGLRRVLDELTLARADLELQTENLKEELAYLKKNHEEEKKAMGGQVGGQVSVEVDSAPGVDLTKILSDMREQYEQLAEKNRQDAEAWFFTKTEELNNEVAVQSEQIQTSKTEITDLRRTLQGLEIELQSQLSMKSSLEGTLAETEARYGAQLAQIQSVISSLEAQLCDLRADMERQNYEYKVLMDIKTRLEQEIATYHRLLEGHDAQIPVGKTKDVNIDRKIDRK